The archaeon CG10_big_fil_rev_8_21_14_0_10_43_11 DNA segment GTTTCTCGTGCTCAACGACCAGAACCCCAAAAAAACTGAGTGCAGAAAATTTGACGACTACGGCGACTGGGACATTATTGATTCAAACATACGTGAATTAAGCCAGAATGGTATTATTCTTAATTATTCAAACCCCCTCTTCCTCACCTATAATGAGAGTATACAAAGCTATGAACAAGGCATGATTGTTGAAGATGAAATAAAACAGCGCATACTCAGCGCGCTTGAGCTTAACAAAGAGAAACACTGCTTAGAAGAATTAGGAAAAAGCCACACATACCGCGCAGACGTGTATGATAACACCTTTTTTGCAGGCTTCAAAACAAAAAAAGATGAGTATGATGTTATTCTCTCTGTTCATAAACACAACAGAGGCGTTGCACTTGACGTGTATCTTATCATGGACCTTGACGCGTTCAACGCGCATATAACCTAAGCGCACACCATATACAAACACACCTTCGCAAGTCTTAAATCACCCCATTGTATGTATACTGAGTACACGTATTATGAAACGAATACCTACTGGACTTGAAAAACTTGACGCCCAGATTAGTGGCGGCATCCCTGAAGGATTTAATGTTATTATCTCAGGAAAACCCGGCACGGCAAAATCGGTTATGATTCACACCCTTGCCCTCAACCAACTCAAAGCAGGGTATTATTGCCTATTTATCACAACTGACCGTGATAAGAACCAGCTGCTTGATGAAGTGCCTCAATTTAGACCATACTACAAGAAAGGCAAACTTATTATTATTGACGCGCACTCGTGGAAAGGCATGAAAAACGATGGCAAGCACATTCTTGCCAGTCTTGCAAACCTCAATGGCTTAACTATTGAGATTTTAAAGATAAAAGAAAAACTGCCAAAAAAACAAAAAGTCGTAATTTGCTTTGACACGTTGTCAGAATTCTTTTTGTGGAATGACGCGCAAAAAATGCTGCGATTTATTGAAATTTATTGTGCAAAAGCGCGCATTGAAAACACACTTGGATTCTATGTAGTTGATGAAGGCGTGCCGGGTGAAAAGACCTTAATGACCCTTGAATCACTCACGCAAGTAACAATTCAAATGCAGGAAGATGAAAAACAACGCTTCTTTACTGTTGACAAAATTGAAGCAACAAAAGAACCCACTGAAAAAATCTTTTTTGACATCAATGATAACGGCGAAGTCGTGCTAACTTAAATGCGCACCTGTTTTTTGCCAATAATATCATTCCACACGTCTTGTGCTACTTTTGGACCAATATCTTTTGGACACGAACCCTCACAGGGAAATGCTACATAAAGAAGTGTTGCAAAAGCCGTAACAACGCTTTGGGGATGCATAAGAGAGGGAATTACCATGCTTTTCTGTCCAAAATCAATAACCGTTCCGCGTGACGCGTTTACCGCACTAAACAGATATGGACCATCACAACAGGGGCGCATGGTGCTTGGCTTAATCGTGCACCCCCTATACGGCAGCACATCAAAAAAATCAATTTCTTCCAAAGGGTTTTTTATGGTTTGAGCAAACGTGGTTTTAGTGCTGAACACGAATGGTACGAGCGCGGGAGATTCTGGAGCACTCAAGTATGGTTTAAAACGGTCAAGCACGGTGTGTTGCACTTCACGCGCAATTGCAAGCGAGCCACTACCAAAACCCCCAACCACGGTTGTAATGTACTCTATAGCGCTTTCAACAAGCTCATCTTTTTTAAACGACCGGAAGCGCCCGATAAGCGGTTTTTCATGTTTTTTTCGGGCTGAAAAATATGCTGCACCATCCTGTTGTGTGATGTTCAACTCTGAGACAATCACGTCAGAGGCGTTGTCAATTGACTGGCGCAAAAAGTCATACGAGCGCAATGCAGGGTACGCAGCGCTCACCGGCGAGTCAAGTGATTGGTCATGCAAAAGAGATTTTTCAAGCTGTTCAAGCATACGCTCGCCCCACATCTCAACGCGTGTTTCTAACAAATCAGCAGGTATCATATCTCACTTCTAATATGTTTAGCTATATATTAATTAATATTATGTTAGTTTCAATATTACTCAAAGGCAATTTTTAAAAATAAGCAGTTATTTTATGCTCTTATGAAGACGCTCAAATTTCGTGAATCGTTAAGTAAATTAATTTTACAGGGAGAAAAAAATACAACTTGGCGATTATTTGATGATGACAATCTATCAGTAGGAGATATTGTTTCTTTTTTAGTTTGGGAAACAAAAGAAGAATTTGCAAAAGCAAAATTAATTGAAGTAAAAGAAACAACTTTTGGAGAACTAACTGATGAAGATTGGGATGGACACGAAAAATTCTCATCAGATAAAGAAAGGTATAAAACGTATTCTAAATACTATAATCGCCACGTTGAAAAAAATAGTCCAGTAAAAATAATTAAATTTGAGCTACAATAAAAATTGCCTTCTGCGTCATACTGTCGCTCCGTTTCGCTCCGAACTTAAACAACGTCGTTAAATTCCAATGTTAATGAGAGTCTATACCGCACCTAAACCCTACGTTAGTAACATGACTAACCATGCTTTTTTCAAACAGATAGATTCCGCTATTTACAGAATAAACACTTCTCTGCAATGTCCATTACGTCACTGCACTGCCAACGTGACTGAATTTCTTCTTACCCAAAACAAGCTCTTTTATTGATTGAGCAAGCTCGTCAATCGTTATTCTGCGCTGTTTCATGCTGTCACGGTCGCGCACAGTCACGGTCTTTTGCTTGAGCGAATCAAAATCAATTGTTATGCAATAGGGCGTGCCCTTCTCATCCATCCGCCGATACATGCGACCAATACTACCCGTCATATCAAATGATGCAATAATCCCCTCATCAAGCAAGGTTTCATACACTTTTTTTGCAAGATTAGGCAAACCGTCTTTCTTAACTAAGGGAAACACCGCTGCTTTGATGGGCGCCATTTTTTGAGGAATCTTAAACACGGTTCGCTCCTTTTCTTCTCTGACAAATAAATCAATCAAGCAAAACGTTAAGCGGTCAGGACCAAACGCGATTTCAAGAATGTGAGGCACACGCTTATCTTCAGTGAGCATTTTTTGGCCGGAAAACTCTGCGTGACGCTTCAAATCATAATCAGTACGGTCATGCACGCCACACACCTCAACCCAACCAAACGTGTTCGTCTTCACTTCCAAATCCCACGCGTCATCAGCGTAGTGAGCCATCTCATCAGGAAAATGCTGTCTAAACCTGATTTTTTCTTTTGGAAAACCCATTTCTTCAAGCGCACAATACGCAACGTACAAACACCACGCGTACGCCTGCTTTTTTACGATTTTTTTCTCAATTGCATTGCCCACGGTTCGCAAGATAACACTCTTCTTGCTTTTTTGCGCTTTCCAATCCCAAAGCGGCAATTCTTTTTTGCTCACCTCAGTAAAGGATTCAAACTTGTTTTCGAACTCAGGCGTGATGAAGAGTTGCGCTTCTGCTTGAGTAAACTCACGACCGCGAAGCACGTTCTGGCGCGGACTAATCTCATTTCTAAATGCTTTACCAATCTGGAACACGCCAAACGGCACTTTTTTTCTAAAAAAATCGTAATACCGATTAAAAGGCAGGTATGTGGTTGTTGCCGTTTCCGGGCGATTATATGCTTCTGTATCATAGCCAAGCACGGTTTTCATCATCAAATCGTGGGCAGTCACTTCAGGCACAAGGGTTTTGCTGTTTGGCGCTTTGATTTTGTTCTTGCTAATAACGCGGCGCAACTGGTCAAAGTCTTTTTCATTAATGCCCAGCGTGTCATAGTCTTTGCCGTTTTTTTCAGCCCAATCCTGAATGATTTTATCAGCGCGATACACGTTTCCGTCAACATCCTTGATAAGCGGGTCAGTAAAACCCCCCACGTGACCGCTTGCTTCCCACACGCGCTTTGGCATCACGCTCGGACACTCAACTTCCCAAAAATTGTTTTTAATAAAAACAGAGCGCAACGCGTTTTCTGCATTATTCTTTAACAACTTACCCAACGGACCAAACGTGTAAAAACCTGCTGAACCTCCATAAATCTCAGGCTCAGGACCCCAAATAAACCCGTTTTTTACCGCATAGGAAATAATATCAGGCGTCATCAACGAAATAGACAACACAGGAATGTATAAAAAGGTTTTTCTCAAGAACGCATTAATCCTCAAGCACGTCTTCAAGCTCGCTTTTTGGAAGCACATAATTTCGAAGCTCGCCAATGTCGTTTTGCATGTGCATAATGTTCTTTTGGATGTCAGCAATTTGCTCACCATACCCATTTTTTGTGCTACGCTTAGCAATGTACTCCCAGTCAATTCTGCGCTTTCGCGAATTAATAAGCGAACCAAGACCAAACAAGCCAATACTTGCCGTGCCAAGAACAACGTTTAGCAGCGTGTCATAAGGCTCACCAAAGATTCGGTTTCGAAGCAAGCTGTTACCAATCAAACTAAACAACCCG contains these protein-coding regions:
- the glyS gene encoding glycine--tRNA ligase; amino-acid sequence: MGMVSKLLTSKRTLCTCKTTLASFEIMCFQKASLKTCLRINAFLRKTFLYIPVLSISLMTPDIISYAVKNGFIWGPEPEIYGGSAGFYTFGPLGKLLKNNAENALRSVFIKNNFWEVECPSVMPKRVWEASGHVGGFTDPLIKDVDGNVYRADKIIQDWAEKNGKDYDTLGINEKDFDQLRRVISKNKIKAPNSKTLVPEVTAHDLMMKTVLGYDTEAYNRPETATTTYLPFNRYYDFFRKKVPFGVFQIGKAFRNEISPRQNVLRGREFTQAEAQLFITPEFENKFESFTEVSKKELPLWDWKAQKSKKSVILRTVGNAIEKKIVKKQAYAWCLYVAYCALEEMGFPKEKIRFRQHFPDEMAHYADDAWDLEVKTNTFGWVEVCGVHDRTDYDLKRHAEFSGQKMLTEDKRVPHILEIAFGPDRLTFCLIDLFVREEKERTVFKIPQKMAPIKAAVFPLVKKDGLPNLAKKVYETLLDEGIIASFDMTGSIGRMYRRMDEKGTPYCITIDFDSLKQKTVTVRDRDSMKQRRITIDELAQSIKELVLGKKKFSHVGSAVT